The Microbacterium sp. LWO12-1.2 genome includes a window with the following:
- a CDS encoding alpha-ketoacid dehydrogenase subunit alpha/beta, with translation MPKMKRLQTGVDWFQLTTTDADWNAADPALLGTMLSELHLIRAFEETVLEIAGEGLVHGPAHSSIGQEGGAVGSIVGLRSTDGVNGSHRGHHQFLAKALTHVSAGTIDPAEPVNDAIQTVLQRTLAEILGLAQGYCRGRGGSMHLQWFEAGALGTNAIVGGGAPMATGNAWAQKHSGTTDLSINYFGDGAAQIGSVLESMNLAAAWKLPVCFFVENNLYAVSTRADEITADPRFSVRGQGFGIPSWRVDGMDPLAVHLATLEASERMRSGEGPTVIEAEVYRFFHQNGAYPGSAFGYRTKEEEAHWLARDPLDLVARHMIRRGLIDDAGVTALRERVQAAMTEATAQLLEPDPDRPGKRRIRPELWPETSFVNVGVRGDGTELQGLPALDESTPLRPVKFIDAVSQVMDRRMETDPRIVVMGEDVHRLNGGTNGATKGLPKKYGEERILGTPISENAFVGLAGGLALDGRFRPVVEFMYPDFMWVAADQVFNQIGKARHMFGGDNDVPLVLRTKVAMGSGYGSQHLMDPAGIFATSPGWRIVAPSNARDYVGLMNAALALQDPVLVIEHVDLYGTADEIPEGDLDYIIEPGSAAVLREGSDVTVLTYLSMVAHSKEAIEQTGIDAELIDLRWLDRASIDWDTIGESIRKTNAVLIVEQGSQGTSYGAWLSDEIQRRFFDWLDQPIARVTGEEASPSISRVLERAAIARTEEVVAGLEAVRAGFGS, from the coding sequence ATGCCGAAGATGAAGCGACTCCAGACCGGCGTCGACTGGTTCCAGCTGACCACCACCGACGCGGATTGGAATGCAGCCGATCCCGCACTTCTGGGGACCATGCTGAGTGAGCTGCATCTGATCCGCGCCTTCGAGGAGACCGTCCTCGAGATCGCCGGCGAGGGTCTCGTCCATGGCCCCGCGCACTCGAGCATCGGACAGGAAGGCGGCGCCGTCGGCTCGATCGTCGGGCTGCGCTCGACGGACGGCGTCAACGGCTCTCACCGCGGGCACCATCAGTTCCTCGCCAAGGCCCTCACTCACGTCAGTGCCGGCACGATCGATCCCGCCGAGCCGGTGAACGATGCCATCCAGACCGTCCTCCAGCGCACACTCGCCGAGATCCTCGGCCTCGCACAGGGGTACTGCCGCGGCCGCGGCGGGTCGATGCACCTGCAGTGGTTCGAAGCCGGCGCACTCGGCACCAACGCGATCGTCGGCGGTGGCGCACCGATGGCCACCGGCAATGCCTGGGCGCAGAAGCACTCGGGCACGACGGATCTCTCCATCAACTACTTCGGTGACGGAGCGGCACAGATCGGTTCCGTCCTGGAGTCGATGAACCTCGCTGCCGCATGGAAGCTGCCCGTCTGTTTCTTCGTCGAGAACAACCTGTATGCCGTGTCGACCCGCGCGGACGAGATCACCGCGGACCCCCGGTTCTCTGTCCGCGGCCAGGGCTTCGGCATTCCCTCGTGGCGCGTCGACGGCATGGACCCGCTCGCGGTGCACCTGGCAACTCTTGAGGCATCCGAGCGGATGCGCTCGGGCGAAGGTCCGACCGTCATCGAGGCCGAGGTCTACCGGTTCTTCCACCAGAACGGCGCGTACCCCGGCAGTGCTTTCGGGTATCGCACAAAGGAAGAGGAGGCGCACTGGCTTGCCCGTGACCCTCTGGACCTCGTTGCCCGGCACATGATCCGCCGTGGACTCATCGACGATGCCGGTGTCACAGCCCTTCGCGAGCGTGTTCAGGCCGCGATGACCGAGGCCACCGCTCAGCTTCTCGAGCCGGACCCGGACCGTCCCGGAAAGCGCCGCATCCGACCGGAGCTGTGGCCGGAGACGAGCTTCGTCAACGTGGGCGTCCGCGGCGACGGCACCGAGTTGCAGGGTCTCCCCGCGCTCGACGAGTCCACTCCCCTACGCCCGGTGAAGTTCATCGACGCCGTCTCCCAGGTGATGGACCGCCGCATGGAGACGGACCCGCGCATCGTCGTGATGGGCGAGGACGTGCACCGCCTCAACGGAGGCACCAACGGCGCCACCAAGGGGCTGCCGAAGAAGTACGGCGAGGAGCGCATCCTGGGCACCCCGATCAGCGAGAACGCGTTCGTCGGCCTCGCCGGTGGCCTCGCCCTGGACGGTCGCTTCCGCCCGGTCGTCGAGTTCATGTACCCCGACTTCATGTGGGTGGCCGCCGACCAGGTCTTCAACCAGATCGGTAAGGCGCGTCACATGTTCGGCGGGGACAATGATGTACCCCTGGTGCTGCGCACCAAGGTCGCGATGGGGTCCGGCTACGGGTCGCAGCACCTGATGGACCCCGCGGGCATCTTCGCGACCAGCCCCGGCTGGCGCATCGTCGCCCCCTCGAACGCGAGGGACTACGTCGGTCTGATGAATGCGGCTCTCGCACTGCAGGACCCCGTGCTCGTGATCGAGCACGTCGACCTCTACGGCACCGCCGACGAGATCCCGGAGGGCGATCTCGACTACATCATCGAGCCAGGCTCGGCCGCGGTGCTTCGCGAAGGCTCCGACGTCACGGTCCTCACCTACCTGTCCATGGTCGCCCACTCCAAGGAGGCCATCGAGCAGACCGGGATCGATGCCGAACTCATCGACCTGCGTTGGCTCGACCGGGCATCCATCGACTGGGACACGATCGGTGAGAGCATCCGCAAGACGAATGCCGTGCTGATCGTCGAACAGGGTTCGCAGGGCACGTCCTACGGCGCATGGCTGTCCGACGAGATCCAGCGGCGGTTCTTCGACTGGCTCGATCAGCCGATCGCCCGCGTCACCGGCGAAGAGGCATCGCCCAGCATCTCTCGCGTGTTGGAGCGGGCAGCCATCGCCCGCACGGAAGAAGTGGTCGCGGGGCTCGAAGCCGTCCGCGCCGGATTCGGATCCTGA
- a CDS encoding aldehyde dehydrogenase family protein gives MAIMRSVNPTTGEELATFEHDSDDVVEQKLAAASAAVPQLKAAGWARRAELMNAAADLLEADLEQVAAMITDEMGKPIAQSRGEVTKSVYAMRYYAENAEAFLSGRTLDDPSAVGATRAGTRFDPLGVVLAVMPWNYPIWQVVRFAAPALMAGNAGVLKHASNVPQAAVYLGRLFTRAGFPEGSFSTLLIGAGRVEGVIRDPRVSAVTLTGSEPAGRSVASIAGDVLKKVVLELGGSDPFIVMPSADLDAAAEMAVKARTTNNGQACINAKRFIVHTDAYAGFSEKFAQKMAQLRIGDPQDESTDIGPLATSSGRNDIVELVDDAREKGASIIVGGSFDDSADGWFYPPTVIAGITPEMRLFEEEAFGPVASLYEAASLEDALAIANSLDFGLGSAFWSSDEAEIDHAIKTIESGAVFVNGMTISYPELPFGGIKRSGYGRELSAEGIREFCNLKTVWVA, from the coding sequence ATGGCAATCATGCGAAGTGTCAACCCCACCACCGGGGAGGAGCTGGCGACGTTCGAGCACGACAGCGACGATGTCGTCGAGCAGAAGCTGGCCGCCGCCAGCGCCGCCGTGCCCCAGCTCAAAGCGGCAGGGTGGGCACGACGAGCCGAACTCATGAACGCCGCCGCCGATCTACTGGAAGCAGACCTCGAGCAGGTCGCCGCGATGATCACCGACGAGATGGGCAAGCCCATCGCACAATCGCGTGGGGAGGTGACGAAGTCCGTCTACGCCATGCGCTACTACGCGGAGAATGCCGAAGCCTTCCTCAGCGGACGCACCCTCGACGACCCCTCCGCCGTCGGGGCGACCCGGGCCGGAACGCGCTTCGACCCGCTCGGCGTCGTCCTCGCCGTCATGCCGTGGAACTACCCCATCTGGCAGGTCGTCCGCTTCGCCGCACCGGCTCTGATGGCGGGGAACGCCGGCGTCCTGAAGCACGCCTCGAATGTGCCGCAGGCCGCGGTATACCTCGGCCGCCTCTTCACCCGGGCGGGGTTCCCCGAAGGATCCTTCTCGACCCTGCTCATCGGCGCCGGACGGGTTGAGGGCGTGATACGGGACCCGCGCGTGTCCGCCGTCACCCTGACCGGTTCGGAGCCGGCAGGGCGTTCGGTCGCGTCGATCGCGGGAGACGTGTTGAAGAAGGTCGTGCTCGAACTCGGCGGATCCGACCCATTCATCGTGATGCCCTCCGCCGACCTCGATGCCGCCGCGGAGATGGCCGTGAAGGCCCGCACCACCAACAACGGCCAGGCCTGTATCAACGCGAAGCGCTTCATCGTGCACACCGACGCATACGCCGGGTTCTCCGAGAAGTTCGCCCAGAAGATGGCACAGCTGCGGATCGGCGACCCGCAGGACGAGAGCACGGACATTGGCCCCCTGGCCACTTCCTCGGGCCGCAACGACATCGTCGAGCTCGTCGACGATGCCCGGGAGAAGGGCGCGAGCATCATCGTGGGCGGCTCCTTCGACGACAGCGCCGACGGCTGGTTCTACCCGCCGACGGTGATCGCGGGGATCACCCCCGAGATGCGCCTGTTCGAGGAGGAGGCCTTCGGACCGGTCGCGAGCCTGTATGAGGCGGCTTCGCTCGAAGACGCCCTGGCGATCGCCAACAGTCTGGACTTCGGCCTGGGTTCGGCGTTCTGGAGTTCGGACGAAGCGGAGATCGACCACGCCATCAAGACGATCGAGTCCGGCGCCGTCTTCGTCAACGGCATGACGATCTCCTATCCCGAGCTGCCCTTCGGAGGCATCAAGCGCTCCGGGTACGGCCGCGAGCTGTCCGCCGAGGGTATCCGGGAGTTCTGCAATCTCAAGACCGTGTGGGTCGCTTGA
- a CDS encoding dihydrolipoamide acetyltransferase family protein has translation MVEIIRMPAILAGAEEAAVQAWLVAAGETIAQNQPIAEIETDKASVEMLSEVAGVVGRLLVPQGDSVAVGDPIFVMLAPGDTEKDIDTALAAIGLGAPASPPPSEPEPASAVPTVASTASSDKTSALAEERSDELETRRLFATPIVRRLAAQHGVALSDVRGTGPHGRIVRRDFEAHLAQLTAAPSAAPAQELSDANPAAAAPSSGAAYEDIPLDRMRKAIARRLTESKSTVPHFYLVADCRVDALMALRATVNETASRKISVNDFVVKAVGAALMEVTQANATWNGDSIRQFSSADVSVAVATEGGLTTPVLRGIERMSLTEVSATIAEMAERARAGRLKQHELEGGSFSVSNLGMYGTSQFTAILNPPQAGILAVGAARSVPVIDADGALATGKVMTVTLSADHRVLDGAVAAQWLAAFQRRIENPLTILI, from the coding sequence ATGGTGGAAATCATCCGTATGCCCGCGATCCTCGCCGGCGCCGAGGAAGCGGCCGTTCAGGCGTGGCTCGTCGCCGCGGGCGAGACCATCGCACAGAATCAGCCGATCGCCGAGATCGAGACCGACAAGGCGAGCGTGGAGATGCTCTCGGAAGTCGCCGGAGTGGTCGGACGACTCCTCGTGCCCCAGGGCGACAGCGTCGCGGTGGGCGATCCGATCTTCGTGATGCTCGCCCCCGGCGACACCGAGAAGGACATCGACACCGCGCTCGCCGCGATCGGGCTGGGGGCGCCGGCATCGCCCCCGCCATCAGAGCCGGAACCGGCGAGCGCCGTCCCGACGGTTGCATCGACGGCATCGTCGGATAAGACGAGCGCGCTCGCCGAGGAGCGGAGCGACGAGCTCGAGACACGCCGGCTCTTCGCAACCCCCATCGTTCGCCGGCTCGCCGCTCAGCACGGCGTGGCGTTGAGCGATGTGCGGGGAACCGGCCCGCACGGCCGGATCGTGCGTCGCGACTTCGAGGCTCATCTTGCACAGCTGACGGCGGCTCCCTCCGCCGCTCCAGCACAGGAACTCTCCGACGCGAACCCCGCAGCGGCAGCGCCGAGCAGTGGAGCGGCTTACGAGGATATCCCCCTCGATCGGATGCGCAAGGCGATCGCCCGCCGCCTCACCGAGAGCAAGTCCACGGTGCCGCACTTCTACCTCGTGGCCGACTGCCGCGTGGACGCGTTGATGGCCCTGCGTGCGACGGTGAATGAGACGGCGAGCCGCAAGATCTCCGTCAACGACTTCGTGGTGAAGGCCGTCGGTGCGGCTCTCATGGAGGTCACGCAGGCGAACGCGACGTGGAACGGCGACAGCATCCGCCAGTTCTCGTCCGCTGATGTGTCGGTCGCGGTCGCCACGGAAGGCGGCCTGACGACCCCGGTCCTGCGCGGCATCGAACGCATGTCCCTGACGGAGGTGAGCGCGACCATCGCCGAGATGGCCGAGCGCGCACGCGCAGGGCGGCTCAAGCAGCACGAGCTTGAAGGAGGCAGCTTCTCCGTCTCCAACCTCGGGATGTACGGCACGTCGCAGTTCACCGCCATCCTCAACCCGCCGCAGGCGGGAATCCTCGCGGTCGGGGCCGCGCGGTCGGTGCCGGTGATCGACGCGGACGGGGCGCTCGCGACCGGGAAGGTCATGACCGTGACCCTCTCGGCTGACCATCGCGTGCTCGACGGGGCGGTCGCGGCCCAGTGGCTCGCCGCCTTCCAGCGACGCATCGAGAACCCTCTCACCATCCTGATCTGA
- a CDS encoding sugar ABC transporter substrate-binding protein: protein MTTTAIAIALVATACSPAGSGGSASSSCEEEYTIGFSHPASEASAVKVVKEAAVAHAKELGCVTVLLDNTSGMNLETQRSTLESWVTQKVDAIVVLPVDPAALENLREKAQGQGTKWLTYVAGNPEEDGTVGFDNQSAGEDMAAYLEQWIAEKHPEGDISAAVTTATPLPSIQPRVLPAIDLLEKAGIDVVSQQDCAAQDCGLQLAEDALRAHPDLRVFIGLNDDAALGALRAFQNAKIDLDETFIAGFDGAEEALVSLQDKTGYTASSAIPSVELGASVVDNALAAITGDGDAGKQTPMFLVTPADSDEIAELLKAYTTFGG from the coding sequence ATGACAACCACCGCCATCGCCATCGCCCTGGTTGCGACGGCGTGTTCCCCCGCCGGCTCCGGCGGCTCAGCCAGCTCTTCGTGCGAAGAGGAATACACCATCGGATTCAGCCATCCCGCGAGCGAAGCCTCCGCCGTCAAGGTCGTGAAGGAGGCCGCAGTGGCGCACGCGAAAGAGCTCGGATGCGTGACGGTGCTGCTCGACAACACGAGCGGAATGAACCTCGAAACTCAGCGCTCGACTCTCGAAAGCTGGGTCACACAGAAGGTCGACGCCATCGTCGTACTCCCCGTAGACCCTGCGGCGCTCGAGAACCTGCGCGAGAAGGCGCAGGGCCAGGGCACCAAGTGGCTGACGTACGTGGCCGGCAACCCCGAAGAAGACGGCACAGTCGGGTTCGACAATCAGTCCGCCGGCGAGGACATGGCCGCCTACCTCGAACAGTGGATCGCCGAGAAGCACCCTGAGGGCGACATCTCCGCTGCCGTGACGACAGCCACGCCGCTGCCGTCGATCCAACCGCGCGTGCTGCCGGCGATCGACCTGTTGGAGAAGGCTGGCATCGACGTCGTCTCGCAGCAGGACTGCGCCGCACAAGACTGTGGCCTGCAGCTTGCCGAGGATGCCCTCCGCGCGCACCCCGACCTGCGCGTGTTCATCGGGCTGAACGACGATGCAGCGCTCGGGGCACTACGTGCTTTCCAGAACGCGAAGATCGACCTCGATGAGACGTTCATCGCAGGATTCGACGGAGCTGAAGAAGCCCTCGTCTCACTCCAGGACAAGACCGGCTACACCGCGTCGTCGGCGATCCCGTCGGTCGAACTGGGCGCGTCGGTCGTCGACAACGCCCTCGCTGCGATCACCGGCGACGGCGATGCAGGCAAGCAGACGCCGATGTTCCTCGTCACGCCCGCCGACAGCGACGAGATCGCTGAACTGCTCAAGGCCTACACCACGTTCGGCGGTTGA
- a CDS encoding GntR family transcriptional regulator produces the protein MSIANSTLIHGATGARIAATLRDAILLGEYAPGERIRQGQLADQLGASRLPVREALRMLEAEGLVTIVANTGAWVSRLTVSDCEEMYRMRESLEPLLLGLNVPLLPDSVIDSMDALADAMASTSDVERFLLLDREFHHSSLQAVQTTVLGETVFRLWNRTQHYRRTATRLFYREGDDAVHHDHHLLVTALRRRDVEEAEQVLRRHIRRSRLELARHPEVFDA, from the coding sequence ATGTCGATAGCGAACAGCACTCTCATTCATGGCGCGACCGGCGCTCGCATCGCGGCGACGTTGCGCGATGCCATCCTGCTGGGCGAGTACGCGCCGGGCGAGCGTATCCGTCAGGGCCAACTCGCCGATCAGCTCGGCGCCAGTCGGCTGCCCGTCCGCGAGGCGTTGCGGATGCTGGAGGCAGAGGGCCTCGTGACGATCGTCGCGAACACCGGGGCCTGGGTGTCGAGGCTCACGGTGTCGGACTGTGAAGAGATGTATCGCATGAGGGAGAGCCTGGAGCCGCTGCTTCTGGGCTTGAACGTCCCCCTCCTCCCGGACTCGGTGATCGACAGCATGGATGCCCTCGCTGATGCGATGGCGAGCACGTCGGATGTCGAGCGCTTCCTGCTCCTGGACCGCGAGTTCCATCACTCGAGCCTGCAGGCGGTGCAGACCACCGTGCTCGGCGAGACGGTCTTCCGGCTGTGGAATCGGACACAGCACTATCGGCGGACCGCGACACGTCTCTTCTATCGTGAGGGCGACGATGCGGTCCACCACGACCATCATCTGCTCGTCACGGCTCTTCGTCGGCGAGATGTCGAAGAGGCTGAGCAGGTGCTCCGACGGCACATCCGCCGCAGTCGATTGGAACTTGCTCGACACCCGGAGGTCTTCGATG
- a CDS encoding acyl-CoA dehydrogenase family protein, protein MSSSVQEAPAMDAFFGAPGPDYDIIAKAQALQPLIREYAQQGEENRRVSDEVITAMRDAGLLHISIPKRWGGLGGNFRTFIDTVAAVGQADGATGWVSALLNSSTWFATLFPEQAQEDVFGSNPRASVAAVLSPGGPFMQANSTKKVEHVEGGIRLTGEWGYSTGSLHADWSIVPVRTSEDENGLPVNSLVLIPRADSNIRDTWYVAGMRATGSNTVFVEDIFIPEHRIVPIGDLATEQYPREWAEEDNYNASFVPVAEIVLSAAQIGMARGAIEIARGVGEKPITYSVYQHAKNSVVHQIELAKAQSEADQAYLLVTRSVATIDSAARDRRPMTVEERARTRMDNGQAAALVRKSINRCLSIAGAFSFAEINPLQRFWRNSETASRHALVHPEIGAEVYGKFLFGIEDNVQPF, encoded by the coding sequence GTGAGCAGTTCAGTACAAGAAGCACCGGCCATGGACGCCTTCTTCGGCGCCCCCGGCCCCGACTACGACATCATCGCGAAGGCGCAGGCACTGCAGCCTCTGATTCGCGAGTACGCCCAGCAGGGTGAGGAGAACCGTCGTGTCTCGGATGAGGTCATCACGGCGATGCGGGATGCAGGGCTTCTGCACATCTCGATCCCGAAGCGCTGGGGCGGTCTCGGCGGAAACTTCCGCACCTTCATCGACACCGTCGCGGCTGTCGGGCAGGCGGACGGAGCGACTGGTTGGGTTTCAGCGCTGCTGAACTCGTCCACGTGGTTCGCCACTCTTTTCCCCGAACAGGCTCAGGAAGACGTCTTCGGTTCGAACCCCCGCGCATCCGTCGCCGCAGTCCTCTCGCCCGGCGGCCCCTTCATGCAGGCGAACTCCACCAAGAAGGTCGAGCACGTCGAAGGCGGCATTCGCCTCACGGGTGAGTGGGGCTACTCCACCGGTTCGCTGCACGCGGACTGGTCGATCGTTCCGGTACGCACCAGCGAGGACGAGAACGGGCTCCCCGTGAACTCGCTCGTCCTGATCCCGCGGGCGGACTCGAACATCAGGGACACCTGGTACGTGGCGGGCATGCGCGCAACGGGCTCGAACACTGTCTTCGTCGAGGACATCTTCATCCCCGAGCACCGGATCGTGCCGATCGGCGACCTGGCAACCGAGCAGTACCCGCGGGAGTGGGCCGAGGAGGACAACTACAACGCCTCCTTCGTTCCCGTCGCGGAGATCGTGCTGAGCGCTGCGCAGATCGGCATGGCGCGCGGAGCCATCGAGATCGCCCGCGGCGTCGGTGAGAAGCCGATCACGTACTCCGTGTACCAGCACGCGAAGAACTCGGTCGTGCACCAGATCGAGCTGGCCAAGGCACAGTCCGAGGCCGACCAGGCGTACCTGCTCGTCACTCGCAGTGTCGCGACCATCGATTCCGCCGCCCGCGACCGTCGTCCGATGACGGTGGAGGAGCGTGCCAGGACTCGCATGGACAACGGCCAGGCGGCAGCGCTCGTGCGCAAGTCGATCAACCGCTGCCTCAGCATCGCCGGGGCTTTCAGCTTCGCCGAGATCAACCCTCTGCAGCGTTTCTGGCGCAACAGCGAGACGGCGAGCCGTCACGCTCTGGTGCACCCGGAGATCGGCGCCGAGGTCTACGGCAAGTTCCTCTTCGGCATCGAGGACAACGTCCAACCCTTCTGA
- a CDS encoding VOC family protein gives MADAVSRGIPGIRGTDHIGFTVPDLEEAERFLVDILGCDRVYTLGSKQSDDDWMHTHLGVHPRTVISEIRFFRLGNGANFEVFLYEAADGQAPHPRNSDLGGYHIAFYVDELDEAVRYLKDNGVDVMGSPTSSAQAAEGQRWVYFTSPWGLQFELVSFPEGKAYEQSSDRLLWHPAHPER, from the coding sequence ATGGCTGACGCCGTGAGTCGGGGTATCCCCGGCATCCGCGGGACCGATCACATCGGATTCACCGTCCCGGATCTGGAAGAAGCCGAGCGCTTCCTTGTCGACATCCTCGGTTGCGACCGCGTCTACACCCTCGGGTCGAAGCAGTCCGACGATGACTGGATGCACACCCATCTGGGAGTGCATCCGCGCACCGTCATCAGCGAGATCCGCTTCTTCCGCCTGGGCAACGGGGCCAACTTCGAGGTGTTCCTGTACGAGGCTGCCGATGGTCAGGCCCCCCACCCGCGCAACAGTGACCTCGGCGGATATCACATCGCGTTCTACGTCGATGAGCTCGACGAGGCGGTGCGCTACCTGAAGGACAACGGCGTCGACGTCATGGGTTCGCCGACATCCAGCGCCCAGGCCGCGGAAGGCCAGCGCTGGGTCTACTTCACCAGCCCGTGGGGTCTGCAGTTCGAGCTCGTGAGCTTCCCTGAAGGCAAGGCATACGAACAGTCATCCGACCGGCTGCTCTGGCACCCGGCCCACCCCGAACGATGA